In a genomic window of Mageeibacillus indolicus UPII9-5:
- a CDS encoding YebC/PmpR family DNA-binding transcriptional regulator → MSGHSKWNNIKRKKGAADAQKGALFTKIGREIQVAVKSGGPDPNSNSKLKDIIAKAKMNNMPNDNIQRSINKAAGIGSDTNYEEISYEGYGPAGVAVIVEALTDNRNRTAADVRHLFDKFGGNMGTTGCVSFMFNKKGEIIISREEYPDEEAVLEKALEAGAADFVPEDDVYVVYTAPEDYDAVMADLQAAGIEFEDANLGPVADTKVTVDDPEVAEQLEKLIEGLEEHDDVMAVYHNWDN, encoded by the coding sequence ATGTCAGGCCATTCTAAGTGGAATAATATTAAGAGAAAAAAGGGCGCAGCCGATGCCCAAAAAGGTGCACTGTTTACTAAAATAGGGCGCGAAATACAAGTCGCCGTTAAATCCGGAGGGCCTGATCCGAATTCCAACAGCAAGTTAAAAGATATTATCGCCAAAGCAAAGATGAACAATATGCCGAATGATAATATTCAACGCAGTATTAATAAGGCGGCAGGCATAGGTTCCGACACCAATTATGAGGAAATTTCCTATGAGGGCTATGGACCGGCTGGAGTTGCCGTAATTGTGGAAGCCTTGACTGACAATCGTAACCGTACCGCCGCAGATGTGCGCCATTTGTTCGACAAATTCGGCGGCAATATGGGAACCACCGGTTGCGTGTCATTTATGTTCAATAAAAAAGGCGAAATAATTATTTCGCGTGAAGAATACCCGGATGAAGAGGCTGTTTTGGAAAAAGCTTTGGAAGCCGGGGCGGCAGATTTTGTCCCGGAAGATGATGTCTATGTTGTTTATACGGCCCCGGAGGATTACGATGCGGTAATGGCCGATTTGCAGGCAGCTGGAATTGAGTTTGAGGATGCTAATTTAGGCCCGGTTGCTGATACCAAGGTTACCGTAGATGATCCGGAGGTCGCTGAACAACTTGAGAAATTGATTGAAGGCCTGGAAGAACACGACGACGTAATGGCTGTGTATCATAACTGGGATAACTGA
- a CDS encoding cytochrome c biogenesis CcdA family protein, with translation MYPLLFIEGVLSFVSPCILPLLPIYLAYLAGDGLSGTKQTVINTLGFIAGFSTIFIALGATSTALGRALQSHRGSLTQVGGIFIILLGLYYLGQNNVKILEARQKISESLKTFLGNAWRRPRQQNNLAAADADGTAAPSVASAQLAAGTAASETKTGASFRQTVSRKAANGELHFFSSFVFGFAFCAGWTPCLFTWLASALALSANSSTAWQGGFMLAVFSLGLGLPFLLFAIFLQKLKTALQFIRRNLNKIQVIAGILLVIIGFSMWLGVFNTYLGWFNP, from the coding sequence TTTGCCCCTATTGCCGATTTATCTCGCCTATTTGGCTGGAGACGGTCTTTCCGGAACTAAACAGACTGTCATCAATACTTTGGGGTTCATCGCCGGATTTTCAACTATTTTCATTGCTTTGGGGGCGACATCTACCGCGCTCGGACGAGCCTTACAGTCGCATCGCGGTAGCTTAACTCAGGTCGGTGGAATCTTTATTATTTTACTCGGCTTGTACTATTTAGGACAAAACAATGTCAAAATATTGGAGGCGCGGCAAAAAATATCCGAATCTTTGAAAACTTTCCTGGGCAATGCTTGGCGGCGGCCCAGGCAACAAAATAATTTGGCAGCGGCCGATGCTGACGGCACAGCCGCTCCGTCCGTCGCATCAGCTCAGTTAGCTGCCGGAACCGCAGCAAGCGAGACGAAAACGGGCGCAAGTTTTCGGCAAACCGTCAGTCGCAAAGCGGCGAACGGCGAACTGCATTTTTTCAGCAGTTTCGTTTTTGGATTCGCTTTCTGTGCCGGCTGGACGCCTTGCCTATTCACCTGGTTAGCCTCAGCCTTAGCTCTCAGTGCCAACAGTTCTACAGCGTGGCAGGGCGGGTTTATGCTGGCGGTGTTCTCGCTTGGCTTGGGCTTGCCTTTTTTGCTATTCGCGATATTTTTACAAAAATTAAAGACCGCCTTGCAATTCATTCGGCGTAATCTGAATAAGATCCAAGTCATAGCCGGAATACTATTAGTCATCATCGGTTTCAGCATGTGGCTGGGCGTTTTTAACACCTATCTCGGCTGGTTTAACCCCTAG